From one Nocardioides yefusunii genomic stretch:
- a CDS encoding FKBP-type peptidyl-prolyl cis-trans isomerase, translating to MEKPEVDPHMGDAPTDLEITDLVVGDGDEAKAGSTVSVHYVGVAHSTGEEFDASFNRGAPLQFRLGIGQVISGWDTGVQGMKVGGRRRLVIPPHLGYGNRGAGGVIKPGETLIFVVDLLEVR from the coding sequence ATGGAGAAGCCCGAAGTCGACCCGCACATGGGTGACGCCCCCACCGACCTGGAGATCACCGACCTCGTCGTCGGCGACGGCGACGAGGCCAAGGCCGGCAGCACCGTCTCGGTCCACTACGTCGGAGTTGCTCACTCCACCGGTGAGGAGTTCGACGCCTCGTTCAACCGCGGCGCCCCGCTCCAGTTCCGCCTCGGCATCGGCCAGGTCATCTCCGGCTGGGACACCGGCGTGCAGGGCATGAAGGTCGGCGGTCGTCGTCGTCTCGTCATCCCGCCGCACCTGGGCTACGGCAACCGTGGCGCCGGTGGCGTCATCAAGCCCGGCGAGACCCTGATCTTCGTCGTCGACCTGCTCGAGGTCCGCTGA
- a CDS encoding inositol monophosphatase family protein — protein MTSSATPDYTDDLRLAHVLADDADSLTMARFKALDLHVMSKPDLTPVTDADKDVEAGIRRTLSRVRSRDSVLGEEEGTTGTSSRQWIVDPIDGTKNFVRGVPVWATLIALAVDGEVVVSVVSAPQLNRRWWASKGNGAWTGKNLLKATRCEVSDVRRLEDASFSYSSLSGWEERGLLEDFVQLSRRVWRTRAYGDFWSYMLVAEGAVDIAAEPELELYDMAALDIIVREAGGRFTSLAGEDGPWGGNAVASNGHLHEAALAFLGSRRDDNDPDEAPRTGGSVTELRPRPID, from the coding sequence ATGACCTCCAGCGCCACCCCCGACTACACCGACGACCTGCGTCTGGCCCACGTGCTGGCCGACGACGCGGACTCGCTCACCATGGCGCGGTTCAAGGCCCTCGACCTGCACGTCATGAGCAAGCCGGACCTGACCCCCGTCACCGACGCCGACAAGGACGTCGAGGCCGGGATCCGCCGCACCCTGTCGCGTGTCCGCTCCCGTGACTCCGTGCTCGGCGAGGAGGAGGGCACCACCGGCACCTCGTCGCGTCAGTGGATCGTCGACCCGATCGACGGCACCAAGAACTTCGTCCGTGGCGTCCCGGTCTGGGCGACCCTGATCGCTCTCGCCGTCGACGGCGAGGTCGTCGTCAGTGTCGTCTCCGCCCCGCAGCTCAACCGTCGCTGGTGGGCCTCGAAGGGCAACGGCGCGTGGACCGGCAAGAACCTGCTCAAGGCGACCCGCTGCGAGGTCTCCGACGTGCGTCGTCTCGAGGACGCCTCGTTCTCCTACTCCTCGCTCTCGGGCTGGGAGGAGCGCGGCCTGCTCGAGGACTTCGTCCAGCTCTCGCGTCGCGTGTGGCGCACCCGCGCCTACGGCGACTTCTGGTCGTACATGTTGGTCGCCGAGGGCGCCGTCGACATCGCGGCCGAGCCCGAGCTCGAGCTCTACGACATGGCGGCGCTCGACATCATCGTGCGCGAGGCCGGCGGCCGGTTCACCTCCCTGGCCGGGGAGGACGGCCCGTGGGGCGGCAACGCCGTGGCCTCCAACGGACACCTTCACGAGGCGGCCCTCGCCTTCCTGGGCTCGCGTCGCGACGACAACGACCCCGACGAAGCCCCCCGCACCGGTGGTTCGGTGACCGAGCTGCGGCCCCGTCCGATCGACTGA
- the aroA gene encoding 3-phosphoshikimate 1-carboxyvinyltransferase: MSLSTETLLDPWPAPRAVTPVDVTVALPGSKSLTNRALLLAAIADGPSTVRRALRSRDTLLMARALTALGCEVDTSGADWRVTPGLDAAGPAERSIDCGLAGTVMRFVPPVAALAAGSTAFDGDAHMRNRPVGAMLEGLRALGVTVEDDGRGALPFTVCGDGTVQGGHVVIDASASSQFVSALLLAGARYENGVDVEHRGAPVPSLPHIEMTVEMLREHGVVVDDSVKDRWTVSPGTVKAMDHEVEPDLSNAAPFLALAAVSGGRVVVEGWPQRTTQAGDVLREVLTAMGCTARFVEAGLEVTGPADGQRLQGVELDLHDHGELAPAIAALCALAETPSRLTGIAHIRGHETDRLAALATELNALGSDVDELEDGLVIRPATLHGGVFHTYADHRMAHAAVIIGAAVDGVEVENVNTTSKTFPDFAPFWSGLLVEARR; encoded by the coding sequence GTGAGCCTGAGCACGGAAACCCTCCTGGACCCTTGGCCCGCTCCGCGCGCCGTCACGCCTGTCGACGTCACGGTCGCGCTGCCGGGCAGCAAGTCGCTGACCAACCGCGCCCTGCTGCTGGCTGCGATCGCTGACGGACCCAGCACCGTGCGCCGTGCTCTGCGTTCGCGCGACACCCTGCTCATGGCCCGGGCGCTGACCGCCCTGGGGTGCGAGGTCGACACCTCCGGCGCCGACTGGCGCGTCACTCCCGGACTCGACGCCGCGGGCCCCGCCGAGCGCAGCATCGACTGCGGTCTGGCCGGCACCGTCATGCGTTTCGTCCCGCCGGTGGCAGCCCTGGCCGCCGGATCCACGGCCTTCGACGGCGACGCCCACATGCGCAACCGTCCCGTCGGAGCGATGCTCGAGGGTCTGCGTGCCCTCGGTGTCACCGTCGAGGACGACGGCCGTGGCGCCCTGCCGTTCACCGTGTGCGGTGACGGCACCGTCCAGGGTGGCCACGTCGTCATCGACGCCTCCGCCTCCTCGCAGTTCGTCTCCGCGCTGCTGCTCGCCGGCGCCCGCTACGAGAACGGCGTCGACGTCGAGCACCGCGGTGCCCCGGTCCCCTCGCTGCCGCACATCGAGATGACCGTCGAGATGCTGCGCGAGCACGGCGTCGTCGTCGACGACTCCGTCAAGGACCGCTGGACCGTCTCCCCCGGCACCGTGAAGGCCATGGACCACGAGGTCGAGCCCGACCTCTCCAACGCTGCCCCCTTCCTGGCCCTGGCCGCCGTCTCCGGCGGACGGGTCGTGGTGGAGGGTTGGCCGCAGCGCACCACCCAGGCCGGCGACGTCCTGCGTGAGGTGCTCACCGCGATGGGCTGCACCGCCCGCTTCGTCGAGGCAGGCCTGGAGGTCACCGGCCCCGCCGACGGCCAGCGTCTCCAAGGCGTCGAGCTCGACCTGCACGACCACGGCGAGCTCGCCCCCGCGATCGCCGCGCTGTGCGCCCTGGCCGAGACCCCGTCGCGTCTGACCGGCATCGCCCACATCCGTGGCCACGAGACCGACCGCCTCGCCGCCCTCGCCACCGAACTGAACGCACTCGGCTCCGACGTCGACGAGCTCGAGGACGGCCTCGTGATCCGTCCCGCGACCCTGCACGGCGGCGTCTTCCACACCTACGCCGACCACCGCATGGCGCACGCCGCGGTGATCATCGGAGCGGCCGTCGACGGCGTGGAGGTGGAGAACGTGAACACCACCTCGAAGACCTTCCCCGACTTCGCACCGTTCTGGTCTGGCCTGCTGGTGGAGGCCCGACGATGA
- a CDS encoding TrpB-like pyridoxal phosphate-dependent enzyme gives MTEQVTFHLEPDERPTHWYNIVADLPTPPAPPLHPGTHQPVGPDDLTALFPPELIEQEVTGERYVEIPEAVQEVYAQYRPAPLIRARKWEEKLGTKARIYVKYEGGSPAGSHKVNTAVPQAYYNKINGINRLTTETGAGQWGTALSYACSLYDMTCEVWQVGHSFDTKPQRRTLIEVFGGKVYRSPSQDTESGRAFEEGHPGSLGIAISEAVEVAAAAPDAKYALGSVLNHVLLHQTIIGQEAVKQLEKAGETGADIVIGCAGGGSNLAGLIFPFLRENLVEGKKARLVAVEPASCPTMTRGTFAYDFGDTAGLVPLMKMYTLGHDFVPSPIHAGGLRYHGMAPLVSHVVHEGYVEPVALAQDECFAAAVEFARTQGIVAAPESSHALAQAKREVLKANEEGTEPVIVIGLSGYGLLELGAFDSYLKGNLSGDSQLSDEELATSLSTVPVIEG, from the coding sequence ATGACCGAGCAGGTCACCTTCCACCTCGAACCCGACGAGCGTCCCACGCACTGGTACAACATCGTCGCCGACCTCCCGACCCCTCCGGCGCCGCCGCTGCACCCCGGCACGCACCAGCCCGTCGGCCCCGACGACCTCACCGCGCTGTTCCCGCCGGAGTTGATCGAGCAGGAGGTCACCGGTGAGCGGTACGTGGAGATCCCCGAGGCAGTGCAGGAGGTGTACGCCCAGTACCGTCCGGCTCCGCTGATCCGCGCCCGGAAGTGGGAGGAGAAGCTCGGCACCAAGGCCCGCATCTACGTCAAGTACGAAGGTGGCTCGCCGGCCGGTTCGCACAAGGTCAACACCGCAGTCCCGCAGGCCTACTACAACAAGATCAACGGCATCAACCGCCTCACCACCGAGACCGGTGCCGGCCAGTGGGGCACCGCGCTGTCCTACGCCTGCTCGCTCTACGACATGACGTGCGAGGTGTGGCAGGTCGGTCACTCCTTCGACACCAAGCCGCAGCGCCGCACCCTGATCGAGGTCTTCGGCGGCAAGGTCTACCGCTCCCCGTCCCAGGACACCGAGTCGGGCCGTGCGTTCGAGGAGGGGCACCCGGGTTCGCTGGGCATCGCGATCTCCGAGGCAGTCGAGGTGGCCGCGGCCGCTCCGGACGCCAAGTACGCCCTGGGTTCGGTGCTCAACCACGTGCTGCTGCACCAGACGATCATCGGCCAGGAGGCCGTGAAGCAGCTGGAGAAGGCCGGCGAGACCGGTGCCGACATCGTCATCGGCTGCGCCGGCGGTGGCTCCAACCTGGCTGGTCTGATCTTCCCGTTCCTGCGGGAGAACCTCGTGGAGGGCAAGAAGGCCCGTCTGGTCGCCGTCGAGCCCGCCTCGTGTCCGACGATGACGCGTGGGACCTTCGCCTACGACTTCGGTGACACCGCCGGCCTCGTGCCGTTGATGAAGATGTACACCTTGGGCCACGACTTCGTGCCGTCCCCGATCCACGCCGGTGGCCTGCGCTACCACGGCATGGCTCCGCTGGTCTCCCACGTCGTCCACGAGGGGTACGTCGAGCCCGTCGCCCTGGCCCAGGACGAGTGCTTCGCTGCTGCCGTCGAGTTCGCCCGCACCCAGGGCATCGTCGCCGCCCCGGAGTCCTCGCACGCCCTGGCCCAGGCCAAGCGCGAGGTGCTCAAGGCCAACGAGGAGGGCACCGAGCCGGTCATCGTGATCGGTCTCTCCGGCTACGGCCTGCTCGAGCTGGGTGCCTTCGACTCCTACCTCAAGGGCAACCTGAGCGGCGACTCCCAGCTCTCCGACGAGGAGCTCGCGACGTCGCTGTCGACCGTCCCGGTGATCGAGGGCTGA
- the rsgA gene encoding ribosome small subunit-dependent GTPase A: protein MSRRYDETDHESYERPRRRTRPRTKDRPSYDEAVEALVVTVDRGRFTLLLEGRIVMAMKSRPLGRKGVVVGDRVRVVGDVSGDDGTLARIVEVVPRTTTLRRTADDDDPVERIIVSNASQLVIVTALADPEPRPRMIDRCLVAAYASGMQPLLCLTKADLRDPEELLSTYRSLGVPWVVTKRGDDVSAIREQLAGHTSVMVGHSGVGKSTLVNALVPDAHRTVGHVNAVTGRGRHTSTSAYLLALPETEGQEPGWIIDTPGIRSFGLAHVEPELLIEAFPDLEEMTEDCPRGCTHGFTEPECGLDAALEAGTTDPARVESFRRLLAARESKHED from the coding sequence ATGAGCCGCCGCTACGACGAGACCGACCACGAGAGCTACGAGCGTCCGCGCCGTCGCACCCGTCCCCGCACCAAGGACCGCCCCAGCTACGACGAGGCCGTCGAGGCGCTCGTCGTCACCGTCGACCGTGGCCGGTTCACGCTGCTCCTCGAGGGACGCATCGTGATGGCGATGAAGTCGCGTCCGCTGGGCCGCAAGGGCGTCGTGGTGGGCGACCGGGTCCGCGTCGTCGGTGACGTCTCCGGCGACGACGGCACCCTGGCCCGCATCGTCGAGGTCGTGCCCCGCACGACGACGTTGCGCCGCACCGCCGACGACGACGACCCGGTGGAGCGGATCATCGTCTCCAACGCCAGCCAGTTGGTGATCGTCACCGCCCTGGCCGATCCCGAGCCGCGCCCCCGCATGATCGACCGCTGCCTGGTCGCCGCGTACGCCTCGGGCATGCAGCCGCTGCTGTGCCTGACCAAGGCCGACCTGCGCGACCCTGAAGAGCTGCTCTCCACCTACCGCTCCCTCGGTGTGCCGTGGGTGGTCACGAAGCGCGGCGACGACGTCTCCGCGATCCGTGAGCAGTTGGCCGGGCACACCTCGGTGATGGTGGGCCACTCCGGCGTCGGCAAGTCGACCCTGGTCAACGCCCTCGTTCCCGACGCGCACCGCACCGTCGGCCACGTCAACGCCGTCACCGGACGCGGGCGCCACACCTCCACGTCTGCCTACCTGCTGGCGCTGCCCGAGACCGAGGGCCAGGAACCCGGCTGGATCATCGACACCCCCGGCATCCGGTCCTTCGGTCTGGCCCACGTCGAGCCCGAACTGCTGATCGAGGCGTTCCCCGACCTGGAGGAGATGACCGAGGACTGCCCGCGCGGTTGCACCCACGGTTTCACCGAACCCGAGTGCGGTCTCGACGCCGCTCTGGAGGCCGGAACCACCGACCCGGCACGCGTGGAGTCGTTCCGTCGGCTGCTTGCGGCACGTGAGTCGAAGCACGAGGACTGA
- a CDS encoding CBS domain-containing protein, with protein sequence MTSSTIDVGQVLSTKTSGTVATVSPDVSLQDLLDLLVHHDVGALVVSRDGETVLGIVSERDVIRRLQVGRAVLGLQVAAVMTEAVHTCELSTPLEQAARLMTVHRVRHLPVMEDGKLAGIVSMGDVVAHWLDNRFDADV encoded by the coding sequence ATGACGTCATCCACGATCGACGTGGGTCAGGTGCTGAGCACCAAGACGAGTGGCACGGTCGCCACCGTCAGCCCGGACGTGTCCCTGCAGGACCTGCTGGACCTGCTCGTCCACCACGACGTCGGTGCGCTGGTGGTCAGCCGCGACGGCGAGACGGTGCTGGGCATCGTCTCCGAACGCGACGTGATCCGTCGTCTGCAGGTCGGCCGTGCGGTACTGGGGCTGCAGGTCGCCGCAGTGATGACCGAGGCGGTCCACACCTGTGAGCTCTCCACCCCGCTGGAGCAGGCAGCACGACTGATGACGGTGCACCGGGTGCGCCACCTGCCCGTCATGGAGGACGGGAAACTGGCCGGGATCGTGTCGATGGGCGACGTGGTCGCGCACTGGCTCGACAACCGCTTCGACGCGGACGTCTGA